From Actinopolymorpha cephalotaxi, one genomic window encodes:
- a CDS encoding hemerythrin domain-containing protein — MADVVDLIMADHREVERLFDVLQNEPDKRALTLPELSALFVAHSRAEEAEVYPVARGEAGETDEVAHSQEEHAEAEELLARLKATDPQDPSFESKLNEFVEAVQHHVDEEESQVLPGLRDRLDDARREDLGKAFAASREKHIGEQPGQETKEELLIQARNAGIEGTASMSKEELTQALKSQ; from the coding sequence ATGGCGGATGTCGTCGACCTGATCATGGCAGACCATCGCGAGGTCGAGCGGTTGTTCGACGTCCTGCAGAACGAGCCTGACAAGCGGGCATTGACACTGCCCGAGCTGTCGGCCCTGTTCGTGGCACACTCCCGGGCCGAGGAGGCCGAGGTCTACCCCGTGGCTCGCGGCGAGGCGGGAGAGACCGACGAGGTCGCGCACAGCCAGGAAGAGCACGCCGAGGCCGAGGAACTCCTTGCCCGGCTGAAGGCCACCGATCCTCAGGACCCGAGCTTCGAGTCCAAGCTGAACGAGTTCGTCGAGGCGGTGCAGCACCACGTCGACGAGGAGGAGAGCCAGGTTCTTCCCGGGCTCCGCGACCGGCTCGACGACGCGCGCCGCGAGGATCTTGGCAAGGCGTTCGCGGCAAGCCGGGAGAAGCACATCGGCGAGCAGCCCGGCCAGGAGACCAAGGAAGAACTGCTCATCCAGGCACGCAACGCCGGCATCGAAGGCACGGCGAGCATGTCGAAGGAAGAGCTGACCCAGGCTCTGAAGTCGCAGTAG
- a CDS encoding DUF402 domain-containing protein codes for MGFRTARKLKYPDRINASWSERVLGRDEHGEWAVLPAGSPVRRASGTILRYSTDQVFCYPYDCWWVARMGVPPVGFRAHRADGSVRIFDGVEPDRVDISTPARVGADGVSFVDLTLDVVRDRHGVVTVLDEDEMAADVARYSVPARHVETARRSCAEVAALMLAGEPPFDGSALRWLTVAADPSFR; via the coding sequence GTGGGGTTTCGGACCGCCCGCAAGCTGAAGTATCCGGATCGGATCAACGCGTCGTGGTCCGAACGCGTACTCGGCCGGGACGAGCATGGCGAGTGGGCCGTGCTCCCGGCCGGGTCCCCGGTCCGGCGGGCCAGCGGCACGATTCTTCGGTACTCGACCGATCAGGTCTTCTGCTACCCGTACGACTGCTGGTGGGTGGCACGGATGGGCGTGCCGCCGGTCGGCTTCCGGGCCCACCGCGCTGACGGGTCGGTGCGGATCTTCGACGGCGTGGAGCCGGACCGCGTGGACATCTCGACCCCGGCGCGGGTGGGCGCCGACGGCGTCTCGTTCGTCGACCTGACCCTCGACGTCGTTCGCGACCGGCACGGTGTGGTGACCGTCCTCGACGAGGACGAGATGGCCGCCGACGTCGCGCGCTACTCGGTCCCGGCCCGGCACGTGGAGACCGCCCGGCGTTCCTGTGCCGAGGTGGCGGCGCTGATGCTGGCCGGCGAACCGCCGTTCGACGGTTCGGCGCTGCGCTGGCTGACGGTCGCCGCCGACCCCTCTTTCAGGTGA
- a CDS encoding DUF2237 family protein, whose translation MNDDRNVLGGELAPCGTDPVTGFYRDGTCSTGPDDLGSHTVCAVVTQEFLAQQRELGNDLATPRPEFHFPGLRPGDRWCVVAARWLQALEAGVAPPVVLEATNAQATQVIPLETLRRHAVDVPPDIRSLT comes from the coding sequence ATGAACGACGACCGGAACGTGCTCGGCGGTGAACTCGCCCCCTGCGGGACCGACCCGGTGACCGGCTTCTACCGGGACGGCACGTGCAGCACGGGACCGGACGATCTCGGCAGCCACACGGTCTGCGCGGTGGTCACCCAGGAGTTCCTTGCGCAGCAACGCGAACTCGGCAACGACCTGGCCACGCCGAGGCCGGAGTTCCACTTTCCCGGCCTACGCCCCGGCGACCGCTGGTGCGTGGTGGCCGCGCGCTGGCTGCAGGCGCTCGAGGCGGGGGTGGCACCGCCGGTCGTACTGGAGGCGACGAACGCCCAGGCCACGCAGGTCATTCCGCTGGAGACGCTGCGCCGGCACGCCGTGGACGTACCACCGGACATCCGGTCGCTCACCTGA
- a CDS encoding GNAT family N-acetyltransferase, with product MNPAVTVRPFDKATDTDAVGAIDRSFRTDEAMQVSRTDDGFELTEVPSKRLTKVFPLDLDQQTDHGRWDAAWVAETNDGGSPATVVGFAAARFSRWNHRVELYHLYVDAAHRGKGIARALLDHIDEDPLIREQGHCVWLETSHLNVPGIRAYRALGFELCGLDLELYCDPPSGPREIALFFARPLPWHTEQP from the coding sequence ATGAACCCTGCGGTGACAGTCCGGCCGTTCGACAAGGCGACGGACACCGATGCGGTGGGCGCGATCGACCGATCGTTTCGCACCGACGAGGCCATGCAGGTCTCGCGTACCGACGACGGCTTCGAGCTGACCGAAGTACCCAGCAAACGACTCACGAAGGTATTCCCGCTCGACCTGGACCAGCAGACCGACCACGGCCGCTGGGACGCGGCCTGGGTCGCCGAAACAAACGACGGCGGATCACCGGCAACGGTGGTCGGTTTCGCCGCCGCCCGCTTCTCCCGGTGGAACCATCGGGTCGAGCTCTACCACCTCTACGTCGACGCCGCCCATCGCGGTAAGGGCATTGCCCGTGCGCTGCTGGACCACATCGACGAGGATCCGCTGATTCGCGAGCAGGGGCACTGCGTGTGGCTGGAGACCTCACACCTGAACGTGCCCGGAATCCGTGCCTACCGAGCACTGGGCTTCGAACTCTGCGGCCTCGACCTCGAGCTCTACTGCGACCCGCCGAGCGGACCGAGGGAGATCGCGCTCTTCTTCGCCCGTCCCCTCCCCTGGCACACCGAGCAACCCTGA
- a CDS encoding plasmid stabilization protein, whose protein sequence is MPQQAWGSKRERQYEHVKESAEDRGAGEGRAKEIAARTVNKNRAQSGESDQASTESVKDTSPQQRGGQRSGNRSGPKGRTRQELYGEARRRNIKGRSGMTKSELERALGT, encoded by the coding sequence ATGCCACAGCAGGCCTGGGGTTCCAAACGCGAACGTCAGTACGAGCACGTCAAGGAGTCCGCCGAGGACCGTGGCGCCGGCGAGGGCCGGGCCAAGGAGATCGCCGCCCGCACGGTGAACAAGAACCGCGCGCAGTCCGGTGAGTCCGACCAGGCCAGCACGGAGTCCGTCAAGGACACGTCGCCGCAGCAGCGCGGTGGTCAGCGCTCCGGCAACCGGTCCGGCCCGAAGGGGCGGACCAGGCAGGAGCTGTACGGCGAGGCGCGGCGGCGCAACATCAAGGGCCGCTCCGGCATGACCAAGTCCGAGCTGGAGCGCGCGCTCGGCACGTGA